A stretch of bacterium DNA encodes these proteins:
- a CDS encoding selenium metabolism-associated LysR family transcriptional regulator — MLDRFSLRTFYTLANEKNFSNTAKLLYLTQPAITHQIRLLEEYLETRLFDRIKGEVSLTPAGGILFKYAEKILSLYQEAEKEIADLTATTHGRLVIGASTTIGQYFIPAILGKFKDLHPKIEILLTNANTKEITAQLLNNLIDLGIVEGPVSHKEILVEKFIEDELVVIASPKHRWEEGKEIPQEEFKKEPIILREKGSGTRDVIENILNNYGIKLSDLNIKMELGSSESIKAAVESALGIGLVSQWTVLKEKKLCSLKILYVAGIKFKRDITVILRQHQFRTKAVEQFLSFLKEAKISY, encoded by the coding sequence TATTTGACACAACCAGCCATAACTCATCAAATTCGGTTATTAGAGGAATATTTAGAAACAAGATTATTTGACCGAATAAAGGGTGAAGTCAGTTTAACTCCAGCTGGCGGAATCCTTTTTAAATATGCAGAGAAAATCTTGAGTTTATACCAAGAAGCAGAGAAAGAAATAGCTGATTTAACTGCAACAACACATGGTCGCCTGGTTATTGGAGCAAGCACAACTATTGGACAGTATTTTATACCTGCAATTCTGGGTAAATTTAAAGACCTGCATCCGAAAATTGAAATCCTCCTGACCAATGCTAATACAAAAGAAATTACCGCTCAATTACTTAATAACTTAATTGATTTAGGGATAGTTGAAGGACCTGTTTCGCATAAAGAGATTTTGGTTGAGAAATTTATTGAGGATGAATTAGTCGTGATTGCCTCGCCAAAGCATCGCTGGGAGGAAGGCAAAGAGATACCTCAAGAAGAATTTAAGAAAGAACCAATTATATTGCGGGAAAAAGGCTCCGGAACAAGGGATGTCATAGAAAATATATTGAATAACTATGGCATAAAGTTATCTGATTTGAATATCAAGATGGAATTAGGGAGTTCTGAATCCATTAAAGCCGCTGTTGAGTCAGCCCTCGGAATAGGCCTTGTTTCACAATGGACAGTTCTAAAAGAAAAAAAACTATGTTCGCTCAAAATCCTTTATGTCGCAGGGATTAAATTCAAAAGAGATATTACCGTTATTTTAAGACAGCATCAATTCAGAACAAAAGCGGTTGAGCAATTCTTAAGTTTTTTGAAGGAAGCCAAAATAAGTTATTAA